Proteins encoded within one genomic window of Brachybacterium muris:
- a CDS encoding DUF3375 domain-containing protein → MSAIARALENRDLFGGEGVLALLRTDNAPVTLGLLGTHLAGDVRTRTAADLYDLLSADLAELRFHGIDLPRTAQQYCATWVEQGYLTRRAARTERTEEFALTENSQSALRLIEQLHTPRDAVTRSRLTLLTERLRTLARDTDADSAGRLEALHTERDRLDEAIAQVMELGAEPLPEAQALETIDELYSLALDVPSDFTRVRGELERLHRRLRLDLVEHEGSQGEILDQLFLGVDAIEDSEAGRSFAAFHDMVIDPVQEARFHDAVDALATRPFAHRFGRERIVYLQSYLARLQRESHQVRHAMIDLSRSLREFVRSRQFEEFRALADRLRRPQRIGLEIAPQVRPHTRIGVELTLSTFTPRSVGQLHLLVPSDVTAQDDLELASTEVLDLEAMRAAIRESEIDMAELVDAVDDVLSRRSTATVGEVLEEHPATQGLASIVGLLVLAHRHGERVEGPSDTVETVRWRLVGRRAGAEREAGVGRAEHNGGNGWRSARISRSRFTRPLGKDSHVGE, encoded by the coding sequence ATGTCCGCGATCGCCCGTGCACTGGAGAACCGGGACCTGTTCGGCGGGGAAGGCGTCCTCGCGCTGCTGCGAACCGACAACGCCCCTGTCACTCTCGGCCTCCTGGGAACGCATCTCGCAGGGGATGTGCGAACCCGTACCGCCGCTGACCTGTACGACCTCCTGTCTGCAGACCTCGCGGAACTGCGCTTCCACGGCATCGACCTGCCCCGCACGGCCCAGCAGTACTGTGCGACATGGGTAGAGCAGGGTTACCTCACACGCCGCGCTGCACGGACCGAACGGACGGAGGAGTTCGCCCTCACCGAGAACTCTCAGAGCGCCCTGCGTCTCATCGAACAGCTGCACACCCCCCGCGATGCCGTGACACGCTCCCGGCTCACCCTGCTGACCGAACGTCTGCGCACCCTTGCCCGCGACACCGATGCTGACTCGGCTGGGCGGTTGGAGGCACTGCATACCGAGCGCGACCGCCTCGACGAGGCCATCGCACAGGTCATGGAACTGGGTGCAGAACCGCTTCCGGAGGCTCAGGCACTGGAGACGATCGACGAGCTGTACTCCCTGGCCTTGGACGTACCGTCCGACTTCACCCGGGTGCGCGGTGAACTGGAGAGGCTGCACCGGAGACTGCGCCTGGACCTGGTGGAGCACGAGGGCTCGCAGGGGGAGATCCTCGACCAACTGTTCCTGGGCGTCGACGCGATCGAGGACTCGGAGGCCGGACGCTCCTTCGCCGCGTTCCATGACATGGTGATCGACCCCGTCCAGGAAGCGAGGTTCCACGACGCCGTGGATGCGCTCGCCACCCGTCCCTTCGCGCACCGGTTCGGTCGCGAACGGATCGTGTACCTCCAGTCGTACCTCGCCCGTCTGCAACGGGAATCCCACCAGGTGCGGCACGCCATGATCGACCTGTCACGGTCCTTGCGCGAATTCGTCCGCTCCCGGCAGTTCGAGGAGTTCCGGGCCCTTGCCGATCGGCTCCGCAGGCCCCAGCGCATCGGTCTGGAGATCGCGCCCCAGGTGAGGCCTCACACTAGGATCGGTGTGGAGCTGACGCTGTCGACCTTCACCCCGCGCTCGGTCGGCCAGCTGCATCTGCTCGTACCCTCGGACGTCACAGCGCAGGACGATCTCGAGCTCGCGTCGACCGAGGTGCTCGATCTCGAGGCGATGCGCGCAGCGATCCGTGAATCGGAGATCGATATGGCTGAACTGGTCGATGCAGTCGACGATGTTCTCTCTCGCCGCTCCACGGCGACTGTTGGTGAGGTGCTCGAGGAGCATCCGGCGACTCAGGGACTCGCCTCGATCGTCGGCCTGCTGGTCCTCGCCCATCGGCACGGTGAACGGGTCGAGGGGCCGTCCGACACCGTGGAGACGGTGCGATGGCGCCTGGTCGGGAGAAGAGCAGGTGCCGAGCGCGAAGCCGGTGTCGGACGAGCCGAACACAACGGCGGCAATGGCTGGCGCAGCGCTCGGATCAGTCGCAGCCGGTTCACCCGCCCCCTCGGAAAGGACAGTCATGTCGGAGAGTGA
- a CDS encoding aldehyde dehydrogenase family protein: protein MTAPDHAPGQHDTSEQADPQPPAATAPALWAQLMGSDAVGSWIDGVVHSGDGDEVPLIDPATEQQLFTYRDGGEEAVDAAVQSARIAQQRWWGMTASDRGRVLWRIGQLVREQLEPIARLEARTGGKILGDARAETTKVAEMFEYYAGWADKQHGETIPVPTSHLTYTLREPYGVVAQMTPWNAPVFTAGWQLAPALAAGNGVVLKPSELTPLTSIVLASLVEQAGAPRGLVAVIAGLGPTAGQRLVTHPGIGKVVFVGSPATGRRIAAAAGEALIPCVLELGGKSANIVFEDADLNRAVGGAAAAIFSGAGQSCVAGSRLLVQRSVHDQVVERLGELARSIQQGDPLAADTQVGPVQNRAQLERITELVDAAAGTAQVVAGGARLDREGFFFPPTLLAGVSNTDPIAQQEVFGPVVAAIPFDTEAEAIELANATEFGLAGAVWTGAVDRAHRVARRLRAGTIWVNSYKTINVMAPFGGFGHSGHGRSSGWDGLLEYSEPKAVWVETDDQAPLAFGY from the coding sequence ATGACCGCCCCTGACCACGCCCCCGGACAGCACGACACCTCTGAGCAGGCCGACCCCCAGCCGCCCGCCGCCACCGCCCCCGCACTGTGGGCCCAGTTGATGGGCTCCGACGCCGTGGGCAGCTGGATCGACGGCGTCGTGCACAGCGGCGACGGCGACGAGGTGCCGCTGATCGACCCCGCGACCGAGCAGCAGCTGTTCACCTACCGCGACGGCGGCGAGGAGGCGGTGGACGCGGCAGTGCAGTCGGCCCGCATCGCGCAGCAGCGCTGGTGGGGGATGACCGCCTCGGACCGCGGCCGGGTGCTGTGGCGCATCGGCCAGCTGGTGCGCGAGCAGCTCGAACCGATCGCACGGCTGGAGGCCCGCACCGGCGGCAAGATCCTGGGCGACGCCCGCGCGGAGACCACCAAGGTCGCCGAGATGTTCGAGTACTACGCGGGCTGGGCGGACAAGCAGCACGGCGAGACGATCCCCGTGCCCACCAGCCACCTCACCTACACACTGCGCGAGCCCTACGGGGTGGTCGCCCAGATGACGCCGTGGAACGCGCCGGTGTTCACCGCCGGCTGGCAGCTCGCTCCGGCGCTCGCGGCCGGCAACGGTGTGGTGCTGAAGCCCTCCGAGCTCACTCCCCTGACCTCGATCGTGCTGGCTTCCCTGGTGGAGCAGGCCGGCGCCCCGCGGGGCCTGGTGGCGGTGATCGCCGGGCTGGGGCCGACGGCCGGGCAGCGCCTGGTCACCCATCCCGGGATCGGCAAGGTGGTGTTCGTGGGGTCACCCGCCACGGGCAGGCGCATCGCGGCTGCGGCCGGTGAGGCGCTGATCCCCTGTGTGCTGGAGCTGGGGGGCAAGAGCGCCAACATCGTGTTCGAGGATGCGGACCTGAACCGCGCCGTGGGCGGGGCGGCCGCCGCGATCTTCTCCGGTGCCGGGCAGAGCTGTGTGGCCGGGTCCCGGCTGCTGGTGCAGCGCTCGGTGCATGACCAGGTGGTGGAGCGGCTCGGGGAGCTGGCCCGCAGCATCCAGCAGGGTGACCCGTTGGCGGCCGACACCCAGGTGGGGCCGGTGCAGAACCGCGCCCAGCTGGAGCGCATCACCGAACTGGTGGACGCCGCGGCCGGGACAGCGCAGGTGGTCGCCGGTGGTGCCCGCCTGGACCGTGAGGGGTTCTTCTTCCCGCCCACGCTGCTGGCAGGGGTGTCCAACACCGACCCGATCGCCCAGCAGGAGGTGTTCGGGCCGGTGGTCGCCGCGATCCCCTTCGACACCGAGGCCGAGGCGATCGAGCTGGCTAACGCCACCGAGTTCGGTCTGGCGGGCGCGGTGTGGACCGGGGCCGTGGACCGTGCCCACCGGGTGGCGCGGCGGTTGCGGGCCGGCACCATCTGGGTCAATAGCTACAAGACCATCAACGTGATGGCCCCCTTCGGCGGCTTCGGCCACTCCGGCCACGGCCGCTCCAGCGGATGGGACGGCCTGCTGGAGTACTCCGAGCCGAAGGCCGTGTGGGTGGAGACCGACGACCAGGCGCCGCTGGCGTTCGGGTACTGA
- a CDS encoding NAD(P)-dependent oxidoreductase gives MSAFAVVGLGHMGGGMAATLVRAGHRVLGVDPGAGPTPDGVERMELAEALAGARTVVLSLPGTEQVDQILPALDQAPHQLLVIDASTCPPDDTRRRAEHLAENDHVLVDAPVSGGPSGAATGQLTVFLGCPEQHLPAVLEALEPLATNVNHVGEVGAGNTAKLMNNLLCGIHLAAAQALHGVAENSGVELERLLAAINTASGRSAVTEVNLPRWVLTGDFDSGFPVGLMARDVALAAEMVAEQGASSPLVEAAERMWAGLREQVGPADDFNRMVTTR, from the coding sequence ATGAGCGCATTCGCCGTGGTGGGCCTGGGCCACATGGGCGGCGGCATGGCCGCCACCCTGGTGCGCGCCGGCCACCGCGTGCTCGGCGTCGATCCCGGCGCCGGCCCCACGCCCGACGGGGTGGAGCGCATGGAGCTGGCCGAGGCGCTCGCCGGGGCCCGCACCGTCGTGCTGTCCCTGCCGGGCACCGAGCAGGTCGACCAGATCCTGCCGGCCCTCGACCAGGCACCCCACCAGCTGCTGGTGATCGATGCCAGCACCTGCCCGCCGGACGACACCCGACGCCGCGCCGAGCACCTCGCCGAGAACGACCACGTGCTGGTGGACGCCCCCGTCTCCGGCGGACCCTCCGGCGCCGCCACAGGACAGCTCACCGTGTTCCTGGGCTGCCCCGAACAGCACCTGCCCGCCGTGCTGGAGGCCCTCGAACCGCTGGCCACCAACGTGAACCACGTAGGGGAGGTGGGCGCGGGCAACACCGCGAAGCTGATGAACAACCTGCTGTGCGGCATCCACCTGGCCGCCGCCCAGGCCCTGCACGGCGTCGCGGAGAACTCCGGCGTGGAGCTGGAGCGCCTGCTGGCGGCGATCAACACCGCCTCCGGTCGCAGCGCCGTCACCGAGGTGAATCTGCCCCGCTGGGTTCTCACCGGTGACTTCGACTCCGGTTTCCCGGTGGGCCTGATGGCCCGGGACGTGGCCCTCGCCGCCGAGATGGTGGCCGAACAGGGCGCCTCCTCCCCACTGGTGGAGGCAGCCGAACGAATGTGGGCCGGCCTGCGCGAGCAGGTGGGCCCTGCCGACGACTTCAACAGGATGGTGACCACGCGATGA
- a CDS encoding DUF3100 domain-containing protein, whose amino-acid sequence METARGFARLWPLHLLVLVVGILAQLIGVRRIPIGIGAVLLLPMLYAFVIALLLNPNVAGFMKKVVSRERAAAAGPLIVVALMPFIARFGADIGPGIELVIKSGPALLLQEIGNLGTIILAFPIAVWILRMGRESVGAVHSIAREPNIAIIADRYGLRSAEGTGVLGVYVMGTLFGTFIFAVLASLFSTSGLFSVEALAMACGIGSGSMMAACAGALSAADPAATETITALAGSSNLLTYATGMYVSLFVALPLVEWMYRWARPDDPGNPRTRRERRAAAAAAHPAGNTGTTTGSATGPSADPTTPTSGKDELR is encoded by the coding sequence ATGGAGACCGCCCGCGGTTTCGCCAGGCTCTGGCCGCTGCACCTGCTGGTGCTGGTCGTCGGCATCCTGGCCCAGTTGATCGGGGTGCGCCGCATCCCCATCGGTATCGGCGCCGTGCTGCTGCTGCCGATGCTTTACGCCTTCGTGATCGCCCTGCTGCTGAACCCCAACGTCGCGGGGTTCATGAAGAAGGTGGTCTCCCGGGAGCGGGCCGCTGCTGCCGGGCCGCTGATCGTGGTGGCGCTGATGCCGTTCATCGCCCGCTTCGGTGCGGACATCGGCCCCGGCATCGAGCTGGTGATCAAGTCCGGCCCCGCCCTGCTGCTGCAGGAGATCGGCAACCTGGGCACCATCATCCTGGCGTTCCCGATCGCCGTGTGGATCCTGCGGATGGGCCGCGAGTCCGTCGGTGCCGTGCACTCCATCGCCCGCGAGCCGAACATCGCGATCATTGCCGACCGCTACGGGCTGCGCAGCGCCGAGGGCACCGGCGTGCTGGGCGTGTACGTGATGGGCACCCTGTTCGGCACGTTCATCTTCGCGGTGCTGGCCTCACTGTTCTCCACCTCCGGCCTGTTCAGCGTGGAGGCCCTGGCCATGGCGTGCGGCATCGGCTCCGGCTCCATGATGGCCGCGTGCGCCGGGGCCCTGTCGGCCGCTGACCCCGCCGCCACCGAGACCATCACGGCGCTGGCCGGCTCCTCCAACCTGCTCACCTACGCCACCGGCATGTACGTGAGCCTGTTCGTGGCCCTGCCGCTGGTGGAGTGGATGTACCGCTGGGCCAGGCCCGACGACCCTGGCAACCCGCGCACCCGTCGTGAGCGCCGGGCTGCCGCGGCGGCCGCCCACCCGGCAGGAAACACCGGGACCACGACCGGCTCCGCCACCGGCCCGTCGGCCGATCCCACCACCCCCACCAGCGGGAAGGACGAGCTGCGATGA
- a CDS encoding Gfo/Idh/MocA family protein: protein MLNQNTPRLTVAILSIAHTHALSYAAALEARGDVDLVVSDPEGFGEYRTGPGGRLVPSDEDAWNAWPDGPDAVIVTSANAHHRDQVLEAARRGVHVLCEKPLATTVADAEAMVDACREAGVVLMTAFPVHFAPAVEALRTAVAEGALGQVVGLTGTNNGLLPAGRAWFSDAELSGGGAMVDHTVHLAAILDSMFGAPRTVHAVSNRILWADTAGEDAETGGLVTLTYDSGLVATIDCSWSQPKNSPTWGGLTLQALGTGGQMHIDAFAQHVGGQGQWLAYGPNYDALLIDAFLDAVSTGEAVEPTGETGLRTVRIVAAAQESVRTGQPVTLEKD, encoded by the coding sequence ATGCTGAACCAGAACACCCCCCGCCTCACGGTCGCGATCCTGAGCATCGCCCACACCCATGCGCTCTCCTACGCGGCAGCCCTCGAGGCCCGCGGCGACGTGGACCTGGTGGTCTCGGACCCCGAAGGCTTCGGCGAGTACCGCACCGGGCCCGGCGGCCGCCTGGTCCCCTCCGATGAGGATGCCTGGAACGCCTGGCCGGACGGCCCCGACGCCGTGATCGTGACCAGCGCCAACGCCCATCACCGCGACCAGGTGCTGGAGGCCGCCCGCCGCGGCGTGCACGTGCTGTGCGAGAAGCCGCTGGCCACCACGGTCGCCGATGCCGAAGCCATGGTCGATGCCTGCCGCGAGGCCGGCGTGGTGCTGATGACCGCCTTCCCTGTGCACTTCGCCCCCGCCGTGGAGGCGCTGCGCACCGCGGTGGCCGAAGGAGCCCTCGGTCAGGTCGTCGGCCTGACCGGCACCAACAACGGCCTGCTCCCGGCGGGGAGGGCGTGGTTCAGCGATGCGGAGCTCTCCGGCGGCGGCGCCATGGTGGACCACACCGTGCACCTGGCCGCTATCCTGGACTCGATGTTCGGCGCCCCCCGTACCGTGCACGCGGTGTCCAACCGCATCCTGTGGGCCGACACCGCCGGCGAGGACGCCGAGACCGGCGGCCTGGTCACCCTCACCTACGACTCCGGCCTGGTCGCCACCATCGACTGCTCCTGGTCCCAGCCCAAGAACTCTCCCACCTGGGGCGGGCTGACCCTGCAGGCCCTGGGCACCGGCGGCCAGATGCACATCGACGCCTTCGCCCAGCACGTCGGCGGGCAGGGCCAGTGGCTGGCCTACGGCCCGAACTACGACGCCCTGCTGATCGACGCGTTCCTGGATGCCGTGAGCACCGGGGAGGCCGTGGAGCCGACGGGGGAGACGGGCCTGCGCACCGTGCGGATCGTCGCCGCCGCTCAGGAGTCCGTGCGCACCGGGCAGCCGGTCACCCTCGAGAAGGACTGA
- a CDS encoding Gfo/Idh/MocA family protein — translation MPHPDRVQGLRVGIIGTGGISHEHAPGWIEQGVDLHCYSHSGAEAFAEQYGATVHEALDDLLAAVDVVDVCTPTPSHAGIVHQALDAGCHVVCEKPLTLTVEDSRAVVEHAERAGLHLFPAHVVRYFPQYAAAKQAVDAGAVGTPAVLRYERTGEAPGQDWYADDEASGGIIMDQMIHDLDQAIWITGPVTSVYAQQSVGVGPHTVRTGHVVLTHEGGAISHCRGLWGPPGTAFRYTFDIAGDAGRLQYDSAGDPGVVLDVVASARREEQGGYLPDVSGIRSPYTEEILEFTAAITSGTPTRVSAADGAYAVEVSRAALESLRTGRSIPC, via the coding sequence ATGCCCCACCCCGACCGAGTGCAGGGCCTGCGCGTCGGCATCATCGGCACCGGTGGGATCTCCCACGAGCACGCCCCCGGCTGGATCGAGCAGGGCGTGGACCTGCACTGCTACAGCCATTCCGGTGCCGAGGCCTTCGCCGAGCAGTACGGCGCCACCGTGCACGAGGCCCTCGACGACCTGCTGGCCGCGGTGGACGTGGTGGACGTGTGCACCCCCACCCCCTCCCACGCAGGGATCGTTCACCAGGCCCTCGATGCCGGCTGCCATGTGGTGTGCGAGAAGCCGCTGACGCTCACCGTCGAGGACTCCCGCGCCGTGGTGGAGCACGCCGAGCGCGCGGGGCTCCACCTGTTCCCTGCTCACGTGGTGCGGTACTTCCCGCAGTACGCCGCTGCGAAGCAGGCGGTCGATGCCGGCGCCGTGGGCACGCCCGCCGTGCTGCGCTACGAACGCACCGGTGAGGCACCGGGCCAGGACTGGTACGCCGACGACGAGGCCTCCGGCGGCATCATCATGGACCAGATGATCCACGACCTCGACCAGGCGATCTGGATTACCGGGCCCGTGACCAGCGTGTACGCGCAGCAGTCGGTGGGCGTCGGCCCCCACACGGTGCGCACCGGCCACGTGGTCCTCACCCATGAGGGCGGCGCCATCAGCCACTGCCGTGGGCTGTGGGGCCCGCCCGGCACCGCCTTCCGCTACACCTTCGACATCGCCGGTGATGCCGGCCGCCTGCAGTACGACTCCGCGGGCGACCCCGGCGTGGTGCTGGATGTCGTGGCCTCAGCTCGACGTGAGGAGCAGGGAGGCTACCTGCCCGACGTCAGCGGCATCCGCAGCCCGTACACCGAGGAGATCCTCGAGTTCACCGCGGCCATCACCAGCGGCACCCCCACCCGGGTCTCCGCGGCCGACGGCGCGTACGCCGTCGAGGTGTCCCGTGCTGCCCTCGAGTCCCTGCGCACCGGACGGAGCATCCCATGCTGA
- a CDS encoding flavodoxin domain-containing protein produces MTVLVAYATHSGATRTLAETITETLTAAGVPAELVDVDQSPDPTGYDAVVLGSGVRIDAAEKPATAWAKSHREVLSTKPMAFFTCSGSAADPAKGGKQKAADSFVEMLGFSPVAVKNFPGWVIMDKIPMHERLLLKSMRTPTGDFRDLDAVRAWAEEIAPLLQKG; encoded by the coding sequence ATGACCGTTCTCGTCGCGTACGCCACCCACTCCGGGGCCACCAGGACCCTGGCCGAGACCATCACCGAGACCCTCACCGCCGCCGGTGTCCCCGCGGAGCTGGTGGACGTGGACCAGTCACCGGACCCCACCGGGTACGACGCCGTGGTGCTCGGCTCCGGCGTGCGCATCGATGCCGCCGAGAAGCCCGCTACCGCCTGGGCCAAGTCCCACCGCGAGGTCCTGTCCACCAAGCCGATGGCCTTCTTCACCTGCTCGGGCTCCGCAGCGGACCCGGCCAAGGGCGGCAAGCAGAAGGCGGCCGACTCCTTCGTGGAGATGCTGGGCTTCTCCCCGGTGGCGGTGAAGAACTTCCCCGGCTGGGTGATCATGGACAAGATCCCGATGCACGAGCGCCTGCTGCTGAAGTCGATGCGCACCCCCACCGGCGACTTCCGCGACCTCGACGCCGTGCGCGCCTGGGCCGAGGAGATCGCGCCGCTGCTGCAGAAGGGCTGA
- a CDS encoding iron-containing alcohol dehydrogenase gives MAYRMIVNQTGYFGRGALQELAPELRRRGFTKAFLITDAVLLETGTAARITDLLDLASFPYEIFSDVVPNPPVENVQAGVKAFQDSGADVIIGLGGGSPQDTAKAIGIIAANPEFSDVLSLEGVADTKHPAVPIIGIPTTAGTASETTINYVIADTAKERKFVCVDPHDIPVIAIVDPDLMDGMPRSLKVATGLDALTHAIEDYITPGAWELSDAVHLKSIQMIAANLRKAADGDAEAVEKMAYASYIAGMGYSNVGLGLVHGMAHPLGGRYNAPHGLANGILLAPVMRYNAGHTGEKYRDIALAFGVERAREMGLAEVR, from the coding sequence ATGGCCTACCGCATGATCGTCAACCAGACCGGCTACTTCGGCCGGGGCGCCCTGCAGGAGCTGGCGCCCGAGCTGCGCCGACGCGGCTTCACCAAGGCCTTCCTGATCACCGATGCGGTGCTGCTGGAGACCGGCACCGCCGCCCGCATCACCGACCTGCTGGACCTGGCCTCCTTCCCCTACGAGATCTTCTCGGACGTGGTCCCCAACCCGCCGGTGGAGAACGTGCAGGCCGGTGTGAAGGCATTCCAGGACTCCGGGGCCGACGTGATCATCGGCTTGGGCGGCGGCTCCCCGCAGGACACCGCCAAGGCCATCGGCATCATCGCCGCCAACCCCGAGTTCTCCGACGTGCTCTCCCTCGAGGGCGTCGCCGACACCAAGCACCCCGCGGTCCCGATCATCGGCATCCCCACCACCGCCGGCACCGCCAGCGAGACCACCATCAACTACGTCATCGCCGACACCGCCAAGGAGCGGAAGTTCGTGTGCGTAGACCCGCACGACATCCCGGTGATCGCCATCGTGGATCCCGACCTGATGGACGGCATGCCCCGCTCCTTGAAGGTCGCCACCGGCCTGGACGCCCTCACCCACGCCATCGAGGACTACATCACCCCCGGAGCCTGGGAGCTGTCCGACGCGGTGCACCTGAAGTCCATCCAGATGATCGCCGCGAACCTCCGCAAGGCCGCAGACGGTGACGCCGAGGCGGTGGAGAAGATGGCCTACGCCAGCTACATCGCCGGCATGGGCTACTCCAACGTGGGCCTGGGCCTGGTGCACGGCATGGCCCACCCCCTGGGCGGCCGGTACAACGCCCCGCATGGCCTGGCCAACGGCATCCTGCTGGCCCCCGTGATGCGCTACAACGCCGGGCACACCGGTGAGAAGTACCGCGACATCGCCCTGGCCTTCGGTGTCGAGAGAGCCCGTGAGATGGGCCTCGCCGAGGTGCGGTAG
- a CDS encoding uroporphyrinogen-III synthase yields MSASPESPRLSDALEGRRILLAVDRRTGELSAALERHGAQVSVAAALTNIPHVDDEALLERTRELIASPPDMVVITTGIGMRGWFEAATAAGIADELRTALAGATILARGPKGRGAIQQAGLSAAWVSESETAAEVADHLRTLDVTGQRVAVQHHGSGADGLDELLDEMGAEVVSLTVYRWGPPRDPEAVRRSVHDAAMGKLDAVVSTAAPGAARWLEVAQEEGVLDGIRGRAKAGDLVLPVVGPVNAGPYEELDIPVLQPERMRLGSMVKAIVQHYGDQRGN; encoded by the coding sequence ATGAGCGCATCCCCGGAATCGCCCCGCCTCTCGGACGCCCTGGAGGGCAGGCGCATCCTGCTGGCCGTGGACCGCCGCACCGGGGAGCTCTCGGCCGCTCTCGAACGGCACGGCGCCCAGGTGTCCGTAGCCGCCGCGCTCACGAACATCCCCCACGTGGACGACGAGGCCCTGCTGGAGCGCACCCGGGAGCTGATCGCCAGCCCCCCGGACATGGTGGTGATCACCACCGGCATCGGCATGCGCGGCTGGTTCGAGGCCGCGACCGCCGCCGGCATCGCCGATGAGCTGCGCACCGCGCTCGCCGGTGCCACGATCCTGGCGCGCGGGCCCAAGGGGCGCGGCGCCATCCAACAGGCGGGCCTGAGTGCCGCGTGGGTGTCGGAGTCTGAGACCGCCGCGGAGGTCGCCGACCACCTGCGCACCCTGGACGTGACCGGCCAGCGGGTCGCGGTGCAGCACCATGGCTCGGGGGCCGACGGGCTCGACGAGCTGTTGGACGAGATGGGTGCCGAGGTGGTGAGCCTGACGGTGTACCGCTGGGGTCCTCCCCGCGACCCCGAGGCCGTGCGGCGTTCCGTGCACGACGCCGCCATGGGGAAGCTCGACGCGGTGGTCTCCACCGCCGCGCCCGGTGCTGCGCGCTGGTTGGAGGTCGCCCAGGAGGAAGGGGTGCTGGACGGGATCCGGGGGCGCGCGAAGGCCGGTGACCTGGTGCTTCCCGTGGTGGGGCCCGTCAACGCCGGCCCGTACGAGGAGCTGGACATCCCTGTGCTGCAGCCTGAGCGGATGCGACTGGGGTCGATGGTCAAGGCGATCGTGCAGCACTACGGGGACCAGCGGGGGAACTGA
- a CDS encoding JmjC domain-containing protein, which translates to MSSSDSDLQHPGSREGAGVLGSRLTDVSREQFAGEVWGKKALLTRGASDFSDLFSADAVDELISRRGLRSPFLRVAKDGATLPVASFTAGAGVGATVSDQLDDTALWRHFRDGATLVLQALQRTWEPLGAFSAALADELGSPVQANAYITPPQNQGFDDHYDVHDVFVLQIEGTKRWVLHPPVLDAPLRDQPWTDRREQVATAAAEEPYIDAVLEPGDALYLPRGWLHAATAQGEVSIHVTLGIHNWTRYAVAEQVTQSVLALLREDPTMRQSLPLGADGPDEQVLALVKDSISAVLGDADPSAGLARTRRGQARPAPLGPLAQLAALRGLADDSRFVLREHLDARLDGTRLWTRVGWLDFSEDELLHVRAALDGQELTPQSSGRALVERLVRSGVLVPVGS; encoded by the coding sequence GTGAGCAGTTCTGACTCTGATCTCCAGCACCCCGGTTCCCGTGAGGGGGCCGGGGTGCTGGGATCCCGCCTGACCGATGTGAGCCGTGAGCAGTTCGCCGGCGAAGTATGGGGGAAGAAAGCCCTGCTCACCCGTGGTGCGAGCGACTTCTCGGACCTGTTCAGCGCTGATGCGGTGGACGAGCTGATCTCCCGGCGGGGCCTGCGCTCGCCCTTCCTGCGGGTCGCGAAGGACGGTGCGACGCTGCCCGTGGCCTCCTTCACCGCCGGGGCCGGGGTGGGTGCCACCGTCAGCGACCAGCTCGACGACACGGCCCTGTGGCGGCACTTCCGCGACGGCGCCACCCTGGTGCTGCAGGCCCTGCAGCGCACCTGGGAGCCTCTCGGGGCATTCAGTGCCGCCCTCGCCGACGAGCTGGGCAGCCCGGTGCAGGCCAACGCCTACATCACGCCCCCGCAGAACCAGGGCTTCGACGACCACTACGACGTGCACGACGTGTTCGTGCTGCAGATCGAGGGCACCAAGCGGTGGGTGCTGCACCCGCCCGTTCTGGATGCCCCGCTGCGGGACCAGCCGTGGACCGACCGCCGTGAGCAGGTGGCAACTGCCGCCGCCGAGGAGCCGTACATCGACGCGGTGCTGGAGCCGGGCGACGCCCTGTACCTTCCGCGGGGCTGGCTGCATGCCGCCACCGCGCAGGGCGAGGTGTCCATCCACGTCACCCTGGGGATCCACAACTGGACCCGGTACGCCGTGGCCGAGCAGGTCACCCAGTCCGTCCTCGCGCTGCTGCGGGAGGATCCGACGATGCGGCAGAGCCTGCCGCTGGGGGCCGACGGACCGGACGAGCAGGTGCTGGCCCTGGTCAAGGACAGCATCAGCGCTGTGCTCGGCGATGCGGACCCGTCGGCAGGACTGGCGCGCACCAGGCGGGGGCAGGCCCGGCCGGCACCCCTGGGGCCGCTGGCCCAGCTGGCCGCACTGCGGGGCCTGGCCGACGACTCCCGGTTCGTGCTGCGCGAGCACCTCGATGCACGCCTGGACGGGACACGCCTGTGGACCCGCGTGGGGTGGCTGGACTTCTCCGAGGACGAGCTCCTCCACGTCCGTGCCGCGCTGGACGGCCAGGAGCTCACCCCGCAGAGCAGCGGACGGGCGCTGGTGGAGCGCCTGGTGCGTTCCGGGGTGCTCGTCCCGGTCGGCAGCTGA